The following are encoded together in the Lathyrus oleraceus cultivar Zhongwan6 chromosome 3, CAAS_Psat_ZW6_1.0, whole genome shotgun sequence genome:
- the LOC127132316 gene encoding probable protein S-acyltransferase 17 isoform X1, producing MGVGLLLACHGLVTALVVVSFLCGRWPIFDGTFIQRINHFITFGAYDYFLRFVGAVFGSKCTNAVLSVEYYCCDRPNPLLQIIYLVIISFTYYFVASSSFVYIPGYYLSATHKYTSFLAASVGILLFLLTSFCDPGTIKAENVSQYLAAYPYDNIIFSEKECSTCKIPKPARSKHCSICDRCVARFDHHCGWMNNCIGERNTRYFMAFLLWHFLLCMYGTVAVCLILAGRLKELKVIYILTVYYGIENSFWDLAPHVAQWLLGSYNTQILLIVFLAIIGMLLAGFFGYHAKLCLSNTTTNETFKWQEYMDWQRKFKEAQASAAALRQSISGINGEIKQPKSSSKWRAFFRRSPLEDVVVVKNNVYNKGLLHNIQEVVSPFSTRQSFTQTKLKSS from the exons ATGGGGGTAGGGTTGTTATTGGCATGCCATGGATTGGTCACAGCGTTGGTGGTTGTTTCTTTTCTCTGCGGTCGATGGCCAATTTTCGATGGAACTTTCATTCAACGCATTAACCACTTCATCACTTTCGGTGCTTACGATTACTTCCT GCGTTTCGTTGGCGCTGTTTTTGGCTCTAAGTGCACGAATGCGGTTCTTTCTGTTGAATATTACTGCTGCGATCGTCCCAATCCTCTATTACAG ATTATATATCTTGTGATAATCAGCTTTACATATTATTTCGTTGCCAGCTCTTCCTTTGTGTACATCCCTGGATACTATTTAAGTGCAACTCACAA GTACACAAGCTTCCTGGCAGCTTCTGTTGGAATTCTGCTTTTTCTCTTGACCAGCTTTTGTGATCCTGGAACAATAAAGGCTGAGAATGTTTCTCAATATCTTGCTGCTTATCCATATGATAATATCATTTTTTCAGAGAAAGAATGCTCTACTTGCAAAATTCCAAA ACCTGCTAGATCAAAGCATTGCAGCATTTGTGATCGCTGTGTTGCACGTTTTGATCATCACTGTGGATGGATG AACAATTGCATAGGGGAGAGAAACACCCGATACTTCATGGCTTTTCTTTTATG GCATTTCCTTTTATGTATGTATGGAACAGTTGCTGTTTGTTTAATTCTTGCAGGAAGACTGAAAGAATTGAAAGTTATTTATATTCTAACAG TTTATTATGGAATAGAAAATTCTTTTTGGGATTTAGCTCCCCATGTTGCACAG TGGTTGTTGGGATCCTACAACACACAGATTCTTCTTATAGTGTTCCTTGCAATTATTGGGATGCTGTTAGCCGGTTTCTTTGGTTACCATGCAAAGCTTTGCCTTAGCAACACTACCACTAATGAG ACCTTTAAGTGGCAAGAGTACATGGACTGGCAGAGAAAGTTTAAAGAAGCGCAGGCCAGTGCTGCTGCGCTAAGACAAAGTATCAGTGGAATAAACGGTGAAATAAAACAGCCCAAATCGAGCAGCAAATGGAGAGCATTCTTTCGAAGATCACCTCTAGAAGACGTGGTAGTTGTTAAGAATAATGTTTATAATAAAGGTCTCCTTCACAATATTCAGGAGGTTGTTTCCCCTTTTTCTACAAGGCAGTCCTTTACGCAAACAAAGTTGAAGTCTAGCTGA
- the LOC127132316 gene encoding probable protein S-acyltransferase 17 isoform X2 — MGVGLLLACHGLVTALVVVSFLCGRWPIFDGTFIQRINHFITFGAYDYFLRFVGAVFGSKCTNAVLSVEYYCCDRPNPLLQIIYLVIISFTYYFVASSSFVYIPGYYLSATHKYTSFLAASVGILLFLLTSFCDPGTIKAENVSQYLAAYPYDNIIFSEKECSTCKIPKPARSKHCSICDRCVARFDHHCGWMNNCIGERNTRYFMAFLLWHFLLCMYGTVAVCLILAGRLKELKVIYILTVYYGIENSFWDLAPHVAQILLIVFLAIIGMLLAGFFGYHAKLCLSNTTTNETFKWQEYMDWQRKFKEAQASAAALRQSISGINGEIKQPKSSSKWRAFFRRSPLEDVVVVKNNVYNKGLLHNIQEVVSPFSTRQSFTQTKLKSS; from the exons ATGGGGGTAGGGTTGTTATTGGCATGCCATGGATTGGTCACAGCGTTGGTGGTTGTTTCTTTTCTCTGCGGTCGATGGCCAATTTTCGATGGAACTTTCATTCAACGCATTAACCACTTCATCACTTTCGGTGCTTACGATTACTTCCT GCGTTTCGTTGGCGCTGTTTTTGGCTCTAAGTGCACGAATGCGGTTCTTTCTGTTGAATATTACTGCTGCGATCGTCCCAATCCTCTATTACAG ATTATATATCTTGTGATAATCAGCTTTACATATTATTTCGTTGCCAGCTCTTCCTTTGTGTACATCCCTGGATACTATTTAAGTGCAACTCACAA GTACACAAGCTTCCTGGCAGCTTCTGTTGGAATTCTGCTTTTTCTCTTGACCAGCTTTTGTGATCCTGGAACAATAAAGGCTGAGAATGTTTCTCAATATCTTGCTGCTTATCCATATGATAATATCATTTTTTCAGAGAAAGAATGCTCTACTTGCAAAATTCCAAA ACCTGCTAGATCAAAGCATTGCAGCATTTGTGATCGCTGTGTTGCACGTTTTGATCATCACTGTGGATGGATG AACAATTGCATAGGGGAGAGAAACACCCGATACTTCATGGCTTTTCTTTTATG GCATTTCCTTTTATGTATGTATGGAACAGTTGCTGTTTGTTTAATTCTTGCAGGAAGACTGAAAGAATTGAAAGTTATTTATATTCTAACAG TTTATTATGGAATAGAAAATTCTTTTTGGGATTTAGCTCCCCATGTTGCACAG ATTCTTCTTATAGTGTTCCTTGCAATTATTGGGATGCTGTTAGCCGGTTTCTTTGGTTACCATGCAAAGCTTTGCCTTAGCAACACTACCACTAATGAG ACCTTTAAGTGGCAAGAGTACATGGACTGGCAGAGAAAGTTTAAAGAAGCGCAGGCCAGTGCTGCTGCGCTAAGACAAAGTATCAGTGGAATAAACGGTGAAATAAAACAGCCCAAATCGAGCAGCAAATGGAGAGCATTCTTTCGAAGATCACCTCTAGAAGACGTGGTAGTTGTTAAGAATAATGTTTATAATAAAGGTCTCCTTCACAATATTCAGGAGGTTGTTTCCCCTTTTTCTACAAGGCAGTCCTTTACGCAAACAAAGTTGAAGTCTAGCTGA